In Podospora pseudoanserina strain CBS 124.78 chromosome 5, whole genome shotgun sequence, a single window of DNA contains:
- a CDS encoding hypothetical protein (COG:S; EggNog:ENOG503P0P3), protein MPSATLPAQTSTPVPLAPSQAKRLYGAIHLFCALNNALPHVSNPHTPDDDSIVTTPDDDRALYRCFVNKIAQICDTKHGGDTVTSAMIVQPGQVEYWIASNSRTKTQMAGVKKFLSDEILKVLGSMKGQDLEDEAKVKAVSDSLLKKVIAYCRWRLYKYLRTLVDNIGLCLESCAKDSGAEATMAGRLRELLPIAEAAVASWPHDLLSFTQETYRLLMALKKSHTSSFASFLRLKAPSSENVSKSSPENDSPASPWIKTRHAIGRLHSYTLAIRVFIVARGKWPDLFESPEVIPYPSPAKLPSPLQIKERMCTGKDLLNRLTTDVEVHDAYDFFSPQLQARDFDAGLKNSIKDPKYITTVHAEVTLLSNLRRETLCPSPGREDAHWDFFMEDKFGRYIGCSKPTCMLCDMYFDASPAKVDRRKGHGNLYHRWRVADIIQGSMVNGAVEMLVRERKNVIEEMIKTLKKEVTGLLVERRGWRGSRHDSRATPSDPFGSAVTAAGSVRGGLTEGRLMQAQAGLHGNMGSGSGSVQGRGRRGRLVLEEVEEVEDETDGDQGEYMEGESMEEVSRLMGQLSVTRGRKEEEDDDDDEGGAKL, encoded by the exons ATGCCCAGCGCAACACTCCCCGCTCAAACCTCCACACCCGTCCCGCTAGCTCCCAGCCAGGCAAAGCGACTTTATGGGGCCATTCACCTCTTCTGTGCCCTGAATAATGCACTTCCCCATGTGTCGAACCCCCATACGCCGGACGATGACTCTATTGTTACCACCCCCGACGACGATCGCGCCCTGTATAGGTGCTTTGTCAACAAGATTGCGCAAATTTGTGATACCAAGCATGGGGGAGACACCGTCACGAGCGCCATGATTGTCCAGCCTGGTCAGGTGGAATACTGGATTGCCTCTAATAGTCGCACCAAGACACAGATGGCCGGGGTCAAGAAGTTTTTGTCTGACGAGATTTTGAAAGTACTTGGAAGCATGAAAGGGCAAGATCTGGAAGATGAAGCCAAGGTCAAGGCCGTCTCGGACAGTCTGTTGAAGAAGGTCATCGCGTACTGTCGGTGGCGCCTGTACAAGTACCTCAGAACATTGGTTGACAATATTGGACTTTGCCTTGAGAGCTGCGCCAAGGACTCTGGCGCTGAGG CCACAATGGCAGGACGCCTGCGGGAGCTACTTCCGATTGCCGAGGCAGCGGTGGCCTCTTGGCCCCATGATCTCCTGTCCT TCACCCAAGAAACTTACCGCCTCCTCATGGCCCTCAAAAAATcccacacctcctcctttgcctccttcctccgccTCAAAGCCCCCTCCTCGGAGAACGTCTCGAAATCGTCCCCAGAGAACGACAGCCCCGCTTCCCCTTGGATCAAAACTCGCCACGCCATCGGCCGCCTCCACTCATATACCCTCGCCATCCGCGTCTTCATTGTCGCCCGCGGGAAATGGCCCGACCTCTTCGAGTCCCCCGAAGTCATCCcatacccctccccagctAAGCTCCCCAGCCCCCTCCAGATCAAGGAAAGAATGTGCACAGGCAAagacctcctcaaccgcctcaCCACCGACGTTGAAGTTCACGACGCTTACGACTTCTTTTCCCCCCAGCTCCAAGCCAGGGATTTCGACGCCGGCCTCAAAAATTCCATCAAAGACCCCAAatacatcaccaccgtccATGCAGAAGTAACACTCTTGTCCAACCTCCGCAGGGAGACCCTTTGCCCTTCCCCTGGCAGGGAGGATGCACATTGGGATTTCTTCATGGAGGATAAATTCGGGAGGTACATCGGCTGTTCCAAGCCCACTTGCATGCTGTGTGACATGTACTTTGATGCTTCTCCCGCCAAGGTGGATAGGAGAAAGGGACACGGCAATTTGTATCATAGGTGGAGGGTGGCGGATATCATCCAGGGGTCGATGGTGAATGGGGCAGTGGAaatgttggtgagggagaggaagaatgtGATTGAGGAGATGATCAAGACGCTGAAAAAGGAGGTGACggggctgttggtggagaggaggggatggagggggagtagACATGATAGTCGGGCTACGCCTTCGGATCCGTTTGGGTCTGCGGTCACAGCTGCGGGGAGCgtgaggggtggtttgacggaggggaggttgatgcaAGCGCAGGCTGGCCTGCATGGGAATATGGGTAGTGGAAGTGGGAGTGTTCAAGGTCGTGGTaggcgggggaggttggtgttggaggaggtggaggaggtggaggatgagactGATGGTGACCAGGGGGAGTACATGGAGGGAGAGTCTATGGAGGAGGTCAGCAGATTGATGGGTCAGTTGAGTGTCACTCGCGGTCgtaaggaggaggaggatgatgatgatgatgaaggtgGCGCCAAGCTCTAG
- a CDS encoding hypothetical protein (EggNog:ENOG503PRYQ) gives MTSHDIAHTSYEEQDYSVDPSLYQHEDTSYYTAGEASTSYAQPYSQELDTTEASPTSSDPHKCYVCGKFFRRKCDLDKHMNNHTKRRQCPFVDCEGGGAETKDLNRHLWTHHPQYASAENIPKDEEWCGFQGCGYHGRRDNVKRHRDNHNHWPSA, from the exons ATGACGTCTCATGATATTGCACACACCAGTTACGAAGAACAGGACTACTCAGTGGACCCCAGTCTCTACCAACATGAAGACACCTCTTACTACACGGCTGGCGAAGCTTCTACTTCCTATGCACAGCCCTACTCACAAGAACTCGACACCACCGAAGCCTCGCCGACCAGCTCTGACCCCCATAAATGTTATGTTTGTGGAAAGTTCTTCAGGCGGAAATGTGATCTTGA CAAGCATATGAACAATCACACCAAACGCCGCCAGTGCCCTTTCGTCGAttgtgaaggtggtggagccGAGACTAAAGACCTCAATCGACACCTGTGGACTCACCATCCCCAATATGCCTCTGCAGAGAACATCCCCAAGGACGAGGAGTGGTGCGGCTTCCAAGGGTGCGGGTATCATGGACGTCGGGACAATGTGAAGAGACATAGGGACAACCATAACCACTGGCCTTCGGCGTAA